The Rhea pennata isolate bPtePen1 chromosome Z, bPtePen1.pri, whole genome shotgun sequence genome includes a region encoding these proteins:
- the NUDT2 gene encoding bis(5'-nucleosyl)-tetraphosphatase [asymmetrical] codes for MAVRACGLIIYRRLQSAPRSKVTDNIEYLLLQTSYGTHHWTPPKGHVDPGEDDLQTALRETQEEAGLEASQLTLIEGYKKELHYPVNGKPKTVVYWLAEMKDCNTEIKLSEEHQAFRWLKLEDACKFAEYEDMQATLKDVHQYLCSRK; via the exons ATGGCGGTGAGAGCATGTGGCTTGATAATCTACAGGAGGCTGCAGTCAGCACCCCGTTCCAAGGTCACTGACAATATTGAATACCTCCTCCTCCAGACATCCTATGGGACCCATCATTGGACCCCACCCAAAG GCCACGTGGATCCGGGAGAGGATGACCTTCAAACAGCCTTGCGAGAAACGCAGGAAGAGGCTGGCCTCGAGGCCAGTCAGCTCACCCTCATAGAGGGGTATAAGAAAGAACTGCACTACCCTGTCAATGGCAAACCCAAGACCGTAGTTTACTGGCTGGCAGAAATGAAGGACTGTAACACAGAAATCAAGCTTTCAGAGGAGCATCAGGCTTTTCGGTGGCTGAAGCTGGAGGATGCCTGTAAATTTGCGGAGTATGAGGATATGCAAGCAACGCTGAAAGATGTGCATCAGTATCTTTGctccagaaaataa
- the KIF24 gene encoding kinesin-like protein KIF24, with translation MASCLYECLCEAELEKYYPHFAAFGLQKIDELAKVSMKDYTKLGVHNMNDRKRLFQLIRIIKIMQEEEDVADLNKQDFQTSGLIVQPQATRSGPRRQLHFESSFEKNDGAIKDSEPELYSSSDFSANKERDSLVEMLEHIQPHDSELIRITRRDLNTPGICTKSGLDHATVSDDIAPLLGDSETPIIQRVTHISGYNYGLPHSCIRSNTSEKETPWTEREKIRVCVRKRPLGLREERRGEVNIITVKNKETLLLHEKKEAVDLTQYILQHVFYFDEVFGESCTNQDVYMKTAHPLIQHIFNGGNATCFAYGQTGAGKTYTMIGTHRNPGLYALAARDIFRHLEAPQSRKDLLVLISFYEIYCGQLYDLLNGRKRLFAREDSKHVVQIVGLREVQVDSVDLLLEVILKGGKERSTGATGVNSDSSRSHAIIQIQIKDTANRTFGRISFIDLAGSERAADARDSDRQTKMEGAEINQSLLALKECIRALDQEHAHTPFRQSKLTQVLKDSFIGNSKTCMIANVSPSHIATEHTLNTLRYADRVKELKRGIKCSTPVTNRRRIAGNVSPKRIQNSPSLPPGEKSSPKKVKLGLQHPLTATKTKTCPSALQPPSVPFTSTPRGVNKGHVCRGNPSSPWFHHTSPVKGVLRIGQPLKKKDDDLSPHSEKNHTAKDFIIKNAAMAETKESGQRDKYVQDKPPGQCLKVQTVQPVQKQLVSRGDFSFGDGNQPSDGNLAWGDAFAKQCGETWTNLSSFQKEREEHLRLYHQQFQQPPILQQKLNYQPLERFLTQYKPQEIQVQQEPSLTPTDLSKEGMQLEDLDDSDFSEDSFSPVCSQKSMKRRSPNECSQHSFFLHQREQGTEEEQKDQKRQDLLFKYSIPVQEHELDDSWDCSRSCPKTEESIKNAGGCKTPSDWSYDLTIESSASNTAEKPYCLKEDLACNWKNGKDFPADHKQCKPKHKCIICSSETTLTAEKEAPNPCVSPILKSGTAEYKELNLLRKQKEDCTLDRQAALAGDLKWKTQKNGVSYCGASSNSSELTSEIAAPLTVTLLDYEEATDAETVSSNQGKSPHVKQMLNRNIPGSQKRLEEEAWQCTRNRALTDSMLELGEQMRRGGKNRFLQRFPQMGDKWFSPTGCDVKPCCCLLGSGSLNQGAVRSVFVGNEALTETSASESRDSLGEREGGLLLSNSVCKEYSDRGQCDANGKDIAGSSGKSDSNQGHNVEPMDQEIHTNIPEKNYTVQSPSQEGSLLLQPASGLRNQDFSRSEDTAELLRSEEIGLLKNKLMQSIFTQDTFAADSESASKEIKPSANENSPSGLPNVIFPSATSEMGKQQQEALEKAQQAMIRAHRQQLDEMASLCFKEECLINQVSATDFQNFVTKLDEILILKSKCIQTMRAQLKRYLASPGTDRVLQTPPPV, from the exons ATGGCATCATGCCTTTATGAATGCCTTTGTGAGGCAGAACTTGAAAAATACTATCCCCATTTTGCTGCCTTTGGTCTTCAGAAGATTGATGAACTTGCCAAGGTTTCCATGAAAGATTATACCAAACTAGGGGTCCACAACATGAATGACCGCAAACGTCTCTTTCAGCTCATTAGAATAATCAAAATTATGCAAGAAGAGGAAGATGTAGCAGACTTAAACAAGCAAGATTTCCAAACAAGTGGCCTTATTGTTCAGCCTCAGGCAACCAGATCAGGTCCCCGTAGACAACTGCATTTTGAGTCCTCCTTTGAGAAAAATGATGGAGCTATTAAAGACTCTGAGCCTGAATTATATAGTTCATCTGATTTCAGTGCCAATAAAGAAAGGGACAGTCTAGTGGAAATGCTGGAACACATTCAACCCCATGATTCAGAGCTTATTAGAATAACTAGAAGAGACCTGAATACTCCTGGAATATGCACAAAAAGTGGACTGGACCATGCTACAGTATCTGATGATATTGCTCCTCTCTTGGGGGACTCTGAAACTCCCATAATACAAAGAGTAACTCATATTTCAGGGTATAATTATGGACTACCTCATTCTTGTATCAG ATCGAATACCTCTGAGAAAGAAACTCCATggacagaaagggaaaaaatccgTGTGTGCGTCCGAAAGCGTCCCCTGGGCCTAAGAGAGGAGCGACGTGGGGAGGTTAATATCatcacagtgaaaaataaagaaacccTACTCCTTCATGAGAAGAAGGAGGCAGTTGATCTCACCCAATATATTTTACAG catgttttttattttgatgaagtCTTTGGGGAGTCATGTACCAATCAGGATGTGTATATGAAGACAGCTCATCCTCTcattcagcatatttttaacGG AGGCAATGCAACCTGCTTTGCGTATGGACAGACTGGTGCTGGCAAGACTTACACTATGATAGGTACTCACCGGAACCCAGGACTCTACGCCTTGGCTGCCAGGGACATCTTTAGACACCTGGAAGCACCGCAGTCAAGGAAAGATCTCCTTGTGTTAATCAGTTTTTATGAGATCTACTGTGGACAGCTTTATGACCTGCTAAATGGAAGAAAGAG ACTTTTTGCAAGAGAAGACAGCAAACATGTCGTTCAGATAGTCGGACTGCGGGAGGTTCAGGTGGACTCTGTAGACCTACTGTTAGAG GTGATTTTGAAGGGGGGAAAGGAGCGTAGCACAGGAGCTACTGGAGTCAACTCGGATTCCTCTCGATCTCATGCTATCATCCAGATCCAAATTAAAGACACAGCCAACAGGACATTTGGAAG gATATCATTCATTGACTTGGCTGGCAGTGAAAGGGCAGCTGATGCCAGAGATTCAGATCGACAAACAAAAATGGAAGGAGCAGAAATAAACCAAAGCCTTTTAGCA CTAAAGGAATGCATTCGGGCACTGGATCAGGAACATGCTCATACACCTTTCCGCCAAAGCAAATTAACTCAG GTCCTAAAGGATTCTTTCATTGGCAATTCCAAGACATGTATGATAGCCAATGTATCACCTAGCCACATAGCTACAGAGCATACACTGAACACTTTGCGATATGCTGACAG GGTCAAAGAGTTGAAAAGGGGGATTAAATGTTCTACCCCCGTCACAAACAGACGTCGGATAGCTGGAAATGTATCTCCAAAACGTATCCAAAACTCTCCCTCTTTGCCACCTGGGGAAAAGAGCTCTCCAAAGAAAGTGAAGCTAGGCCTCCAGCATCCTTTAActgctacaaaaacaaaaacatgtccTTCAGCACTCCAGCCACCCAGTGTCCCTTTTACCTCGACCCCCAGGGGAGTCAACAAAGGGCATGTCTGCAGAGGAAATCCCAGCTCACCATGGTTCCACCACACTAGCCCAGTTAAGGGAGTCCTACGAATAGGGCAGCCCCTGAAGAAGAAGGATGATGATCTGTCGCCCCACTCTGAAAAGAACCACACTGCAAAGGATTTTATCATAAAAAATGCTGCCATGGCAGAGACAAAAGAAAGTGGCCAAAGAGACAAGTATGTGCAAGATAAACCACCTGGCCAGTGCCTGAAAGTCCAGACAGTGCAACCTGTGCAGAAACAGCTTGTTTCTAGAGGTGATTTTTCCTTTGGAGATGGAAATCAGCCTTCTGATGGCAATCTGGCGTGGGGAGATGCCTTTGCTAAACAGTGTGGTGAAACCTGGACAAACCTCTCTTCgtttcagaaggaaagggaggagcATTTACGCCTTTATCACCAGCAGTTTCAGCAGCCACCTATCCTACAGCAAAAGTTGAACTACCAACCTCTTGAGAGATTTTTAACTCAATACAAGCCCCAGGAGATTCAAGTGCAGCAGGAGCCGAGCCTTACTCCCACAGACCTGAGCAAAGAGGGAATGCAGCTGGAAGATCTGGATGACAGTGATTTTAGTGAAGATTCTTTCTCACCTGTCTGCAGTCAAAAGAGCATGAAAAGAAGAAGCCCCAATGAATGCAGccaacattcatttttccttcatcaAAGAGAACAAGGAActgaggaagaacagaaagacCAAAAGAGACAAGATTTACTGTTTAAATACTCAATTCCTGTGCAAGAACATGAACTAGATGACAGCTGGGATTGTAGCAGGAGCTGCCCAAAGACAGAGGAATCCATCAAAAATGCAGGTGGATGCAAAACTCCATCAGACTGGAGCTATGACTTAACTATTGAGTCCTCTGCAAGCAATACTGCAGAAAAACCTTACTGCCTGAAAGAAGATCTTGCTTGTAACTGGAAAAATGGCAAAGATTTCCCAGCTGATCACAAACAATGCAAGCCCAAACACAAATGTATCATTTGTTCCAGTGAAACTACCTTGACTGCAGAAAAGGAGGCTCCAAACCCATGTGTTTCTCCCATATTGAAATCAGGAACTGCAGAGTACAAAGAGCTCAACCTCCTGCGTAAGCAGAAGGAAGATTGCACATTGGATAGACAGGCTGCCCTTGCAGGAGACCTAAAATGGAAAACTCAAAAAAATGGAGTTAGCTATTGTGGAGCTTCCAGTAATTCATCTGAGTTAACTTCTGAGATAGCGGCCCCTCTCACAGTAACCCTTCTTGACTATGAGGAAGCAACTGATGCCGAGACTGTGTCTTCCAACCAGGGAAAGTCTCCCCACGTGAAACAGATGTTGAACAGGAACATACCTGGTTCCCAGAAAAGACTTGAGGAAGAGGCCTGGCAGTGTACCAGAAACAGAGCTCTGACGGACAGTATGTTGGAGCTGGGGGAGCAAATGCGTCGCGGTGGAAAGAACCGTTTCTTGCAGCGTTTCCCGCAAATGGGAGACAAGTGGTTTTCACCCACAGGCTGTGATGTGAAGCCGTGCTGCTGCCTTCTGGGCTCGGGCTCATTAAATCAAGGTGCTGTTCGCAGTGTATTTGTTGGAAATGAAGCCCTGACAGAAACATCTGCATCTGAATCCAGGGACTCCTTGGGAGAAAGAGAGGGTGGTTTGCTTCTCAGTAACTCAGTGTGCAAAGAATACTCAGATAGGGGACAGTGTGATGCTAATGGTAAAGATATTGCTGGTAGTTCAGGAAAATCTGATTCAAATCAAGGACACAATGTTGAGCCCATGGATCAGGAAATACATACTAATATTCCTGAAAAGA ATTATACAGTCCAGTCCCCATCTCAAGaaggcagcctgctgctgcagcccgcGTCAGGACTGAGGAACCAGGACTTCAGTCGTTCTGAAGACACAGCTGAGTTGCTCAGGAGTGAGGAAATTGGGTTGCTTAAGAACAAATTGATGCAGAGTATTTTTACGCAAGACACTTTTGCTGCAGATTCAGAATCTGCTTCCAAAGAGATTAAGCcatcagcaaatgaaaataGCCCCTCAGGCCTGCCCAACGTCATCTTCCCGAGTGCTACATCAGAgatgggaaagcagcagcaggaagcccTGGAAAAGGCGCA ACAGGCTATGATTCGAGCCCATCGGCAGCAGCTGGATGAAATGGCATCCTTGTGCTTTAAGGAAGAGTGCTTGATAAATCAGGTGTCAGCAACG gATTTTCAGAACTTTGTGACCAAGCTGGATGAAATCTTGATACTGAAGTCAAAGTGCATCCAAACCATGCGAGCCCAGCTTAAGCGCTATTTAGCTTCTCCTGGCACTGACAGAGTCTTGCAAACACCACCGCCAGTTTAG